The following coding sequences are from one Achromobacter sp. B7 window:
- the dnaG gene encoding DNA primase, with protein sequence MIPESFIQDLLARVDVVDVVGRYVQLRKGGANLLGLCPFHNEKSPSFTVSPTKQFYHCFGCGAHGSAITFLMEHTGTSFPEAVRTLAASAGMTVPEENRSPRQQQETARRKAEESRHTQVLDAAQAHYLKQLRASPAAIRYLKQRGLTGEIAAHFGLGWSGTDRHGLAQVFPNYDDPTLVESGLVIESEDGRRYDRFRERVMFPIRNARGSLIGFGGRIIGKGEPKYLNSPETPLFSKGHELYGLWEARQAIRQEGQVIVVEGYMDVVGLAQQGIANAVATLGTATTPDHVKKLLRASDKVIFSFDGDGAGRRAAWRALQACLPVLRDDIAIRFLFLPSEHDPDSYVRELGAEAFRACLGDAVALSRFLLDELASRHNMNEAEGRASCLHEAKPLLAAIPECALRVQIEREMAKLVQLTPEEMSQILAQQPAKPFAPPGAAKASAGEAGAPSGHSGSDQDGGHSDMGYDFAGHDFHDIPAEEPDFADYGHFPSAGGGAAAGSGQRSGGKPEWKSKGDWKGKSDWKGGKGNWKGRRDNDVGGFEGRRTMPSLAKRLLGLLLAHPELVDSMGDQQLEVIDHGPHLGLVRDLIMLAQSSGARHVGALLEAAEPDSDLATVLKGLRADILSQEDLPDPQTEWDDALRRIEFDSAKLEMAKLAATGLSSEEARKRYLELSSRLAVLKGAGIR encoded by the coding sequence TTGATTCCAGAATCATTCATCCAGGATCTACTCGCCCGAGTCGACGTCGTCGACGTAGTCGGGCGATATGTGCAGTTGCGAAAGGGTGGGGCCAACTTGCTTGGCCTGTGCCCCTTTCATAACGAAAAAAGTCCGTCTTTCACTGTCAGCCCCACCAAGCAGTTTTATCACTGCTTCGGCTGTGGAGCCCATGGCAGCGCCATCACATTCCTGATGGAACATACGGGTACCAGTTTCCCCGAAGCCGTGCGCACGCTCGCGGCTTCGGCGGGAATGACGGTCCCGGAAGAAAATCGCAGTCCACGTCAGCAGCAGGAAACCGCGCGCCGCAAGGCCGAGGAGTCCCGCCATACGCAGGTGCTGGATGCCGCCCAGGCGCACTACCTGAAACAGTTGCGTGCCTCTCCGGCCGCCATCCGCTACCTGAAGCAGCGTGGCCTGACGGGCGAAATTGCCGCGCATTTCGGCTTGGGGTGGTCGGGAACCGACCGGCACGGCCTTGCGCAGGTCTTTCCCAATTACGACGACCCCACGCTCGTGGAGTCGGGGCTTGTCATCGAATCCGAAGATGGGCGCCGTTATGACCGCTTTCGCGAGCGCGTCATGTTTCCGATTCGCAACGCGCGAGGCAGTCTGATCGGGTTTGGCGGTCGCATCATCGGCAAAGGCGAACCCAAGTACCTGAATTCTCCCGAGACGCCGCTTTTCTCGAAGGGCCATGAGTTGTACGGCCTGTGGGAGGCGCGCCAAGCCATCCGCCAGGAAGGCCAGGTGATCGTGGTGGAAGGTTACATGGACGTGGTCGGGCTGGCGCAGCAAGGGATCGCCAACGCGGTCGCGACGTTAGGCACGGCAACGACGCCGGACCACGTCAAGAAGCTGCTGCGCGCCAGCGACAAGGTGATATTCAGCTTTGACGGTGACGGCGCTGGTCGGCGTGCCGCATGGCGCGCGCTGCAAGCCTGTCTGCCCGTTCTGCGCGACGATATCGCGATCCGTTTCCTGTTCTTGCCGTCCGAGCACGATCCGGATTCGTACGTGCGGGAGCTGGGCGCTGAAGCATTCCGCGCATGCCTGGGCGACGCTGTTGCCCTGTCCCGATTTTTGCTGGACGAATTGGCCTCGCGCCACAACATGAATGAAGCGGAAGGCCGCGCCAGTTGCCTGCACGAGGCCAAGCCTTTGCTGGCAGCGATTCCGGAATGCGCGTTGCGCGTCCAGATCGAGCGCGAAATGGCCAAGCTTGTGCAACTGACGCCCGAGGAAATGTCGCAGATCCTGGCGCAGCAGCCGGCCAAACCTTTTGCCCCGCCTGGCGCGGCGAAAGCCAGCGCAGGCGAGGCCGGTGCACCGTCAGGACATTCGGGTTCGGATCAGGACGGCGGTCACTCCGATATGGGGTATGACTTTGCCGGCCATGATTTCCACGATATTCCCGCCGAAGAGCCCGATTTTGCCGATTACGGGCATTTTCCGTCGGCGGGTGGGGGTGCGGCGGCGGGCTCCGGCCAACGATCCGGCGGGAAGCCCGAATGGAAGAGCAAAGGCGATTGGAAAGGCAAAAGCGACTGGAAGGGCGGCAAGGGCAACTGGAAAGGGCGCCGGGACAATGATGTCGGCGGCTTTGAGGGGCGCCGCACCATGCCGTCCCTGGCCAAGCGTCTGCTGGGGCTTTTGCTGGCTCACCCCGAACTTGTCGACTCGATGGGCGATCAGCAACTTGAAGTCATCGATCATGGCCCCCATCTAGGTTTGGTACGGGACTTGATCATGCTGGCTCAGTCCAGCGGCGCGCGCCATGTCGGCGCCCTGTTGGAGGCAGCCGAGCCCGATTCGGACCTGGCAACGGTCCTAAAGGGGCTGCGCGCGGACATCCTGTCTCAGGAAGATTTGCCGGATCCCCAAACCGAGTGGGATGACGCCTTGCGGCGCATTGAATTTGATTCAGCGAAGCTTGAAATGGCCAAACTGGCGGCGACGGGTCTGTCTTCCGAGGAAGCTCGGAAGCGCTATCTGGAGCTGTCCAGCCGATTGGCGGTGTTGAAAGGTGCTGGGATACGGTAA
- a CDS encoding TadE/TadG family type IV pilus assembly protein gives MSSMSTRAGFPAAQQGQAMIEALLMLPLMAALVWSVTWIGGLQFSAQQLAHASRKAAMAGALGEPVTPRHSFAAAAQTRRVLGLADVAAPNLSRLQHEWFGAGLHLLAVYARSAPSGRDGPPAPLITRHTHVAVGTGHAHGDADARRRIANAPTAWRHVEQTSLAEARRMAPYVQRMDRAWGRAAIHTDWLSAWDDVVPPGRLGQQKERSR, from the coding sequence ATGAGCTCGATGTCGACTCGCGCGGGCTTTCCGGCCGCCCAGCAAGGGCAGGCAATGATTGAAGCGCTGCTGATGCTGCCATTGATGGCGGCGCTAGTGTGGAGTGTCACCTGGATCGGAGGGTTGCAGTTTTCGGCGCAACAGTTGGCGCACGCCAGCCGCAAGGCGGCGATGGCCGGCGCGTTGGGCGAACCGGTGACGCCACGACACTCTTTCGCAGCCGCCGCGCAAACTCGCCGGGTACTCGGCCTTGCTGACGTCGCAGCGCCAAACCTGTCTCGCTTGCAGCACGAGTGGTTTGGAGCCGGGCTCCATTTGCTTGCGGTGTACGCCCGGTCGGCGCCTTCAGGGCGAGACGGACCGCCGGCGCCTTTAATCACGCGTCATACGCACGTGGCGGTCGGCACGGGACACGCACACGGAGACGCCGATGCACGCCGACGCATCGCCAACGCGCCCACGGCATGGCGTCACGTCGAACAAACGTCTCTTGCCGAGGCGCGTCGGATGGCGCCGTACGTCCAGCGCATGGACCGCGCATGGGGCAGGGCGGCGATCCACACTGATTGGTTGTCGGCGTGGGACGACGTCGTCCCGCCGGGCCGATTGGGCCAACAAAAGGAACGATCCCGATGA
- a CDS encoding cold-shock protein: METGIVKWFNNDKGYGFISPELGGKDLFAHYSEIQGDGHKSLEENQRVSFVAGQGQKGPQATMIKAI; encoded by the coding sequence ATAGAAACTGGTATCGTGAAGTGGTTCAACAACGACAAGGGCTACGGCTTTATTTCGCCGGAACTGGGTGGTAAAGACCTCTTTGCGCATTACTCGGAAATTCAGGGTGACGGGCACAAATCTCTTGAAGAGAACCAGCGCGTTTCTTTCGTCGCCGGCCAAGGACAGAAAGGTCCTCAGGCGACCATGATCAAAGCGATTTAA
- a CDS encoding SOS response-associated peptidase, producing the protein MCSHYQTLKDAELLLQKFGVRAPSVSTKYDMWPRYEGLFVRRPKEWDSGDEAVPEREAVIGRWGLISAATRPDAVDKAAKLSTFNARSETAAKSYTFGNAWRRAQRCIIPAQAIFEPDWRSGAAVPTRISRADGMPLGIAGLWDRWRDAAGHLYESYTMLTINADDDPLFSRYHRPNEEKRMVVILSEGSYQDWLSAPPEETRDLLGAYPALKLIADAVK; encoded by the coding sequence ATGTGTTCCCACTATCAGACGCTGAAAGACGCAGAACTGCTGCTGCAGAAATTCGGCGTTCGCGCCCCTTCCGTCAGCACGAAGTACGACATGTGGCCCCGTTACGAAGGCTTGTTTGTCCGCCGGCCGAAAGAGTGGGATTCAGGTGATGAAGCGGTGCCGGAACGAGAGGCCGTCATCGGCCGATGGGGCCTGATCTCGGCGGCGACGCGCCCGGATGCGGTGGATAAAGCCGCCAAATTGTCCACCTTCAACGCTCGTAGCGAAACCGCAGCAAAGTCATACACGTTCGGCAACGCTTGGCGCCGCGCGCAACGCTGCATCATCCCCGCCCAAGCCATCTTCGAACCCGACTGGCGATCAGGCGCGGCCGTTCCGACTCGGATCAGCCGTGCCGACGGCATGCCGCTAGGCATCGCCGGGCTTTGGGACAGGTGGCGCGACGCCGCGGGCCACCTGTACGAAAGCTACACAATGCTGACCATCAACGCCGACGACGATCCGCTGTTCAGTCGATACCACCGGCCAAACGAGGAAAAGCGGATGGTGGTGATCCTGTCGGAAGGTTCGTACCAAGACTGGCTGAGCGCGCCTCCGGAAGAGACGCGTGACCTTCTGGGCGCCTATCCGGCCCTGAAACTAATTGCCGACGCCGTGAAATGA
- the rpsU gene encoding 30S ribosomal protein S21 has product MPIVRLKENEPFEAALRRFKRTIEKTGLLTELRSREFYEKPTAERKRKHAAAVKRHYKRIRSQQLPPRLY; this is encoded by the coding sequence ATGCCTATCGTTCGACTGAAGGAAAACGAACCGTTTGAAGCCGCTCTGCGCCGCTTCAAGCGCACCATCGAAAAGACCGGTTTGCTCACCGAGCTGCGTTCGCGCGAGTTCTATGAGAAGCCCACGGCCGAGCGCAAGCGCAAGCACGCCGCCGCCGTGAAGCGCCACTACAAGCGCATTCGTAGCCAACAACTGCCCCCGCGCCTGTATTGA
- the rpoD gene encoding RNA polymerase sigma factor RpoD: protein MTKSTGKSSSAIDAAETQAPAAKRAVSMAAEKAPAKTAVKVAKPAAKTAAKKATKTAAADKPEKVTKARAKKAEDKLADLVGGSAPRSGPVPSGRRPGRPAKNANNDGDGFDDTMDGEGEVLPDLKPPKRGGKRGKADPKDLIARGPVTPEEYEARRNRLKQLIKLGKDRGYLTYGEINDHLPDDLVDAEAIDGIISTFSDMGIAVYDQAPDAETLLMSENAPVASNDDDVEDEAEAALTTVDSDFGRTTDPVRMYMREMGSVELLTREGEIEIAKRIEDGLKHMVMAISACPTTINEILAHILRVREGQAQIDEVVDGLVDPEDGEEYAGAGVTADEDESDDGPAGGMSSKQLEDLRVKALAKFDEVGKQFDKMRLSYEKDGYKSDIYVRAQESIQNELMGIRFTAKMVEKLADTLRNQVEEVRQLERAVLHTCVDRAGMPRTHFIKVFPGNETNLQWVVDEVSAGHPYAETLERQIPAVQELQQKLIDLQTRVVLPLKDLKDVNKRMATGEAKARKAKREMTEANLRLVISIAKKYTNRGLQFLDLIQEGNIGLMKAVDKFEYRRGYKFSTYATWWIRQAITRSIADQARTIRIPVHMIETINKMNRISRQILQETGAEPDPATLAQKMDMPEDKIRKILKIAKEPISMETPIGDDDDSHLGDFIEDTSTLAPSDAALHGSMRDVVKEVLDSLTPREAKVLRMRFGIEMSTDQTLEEVGKQFDVTRERIRQIEAKALRKLRHPSRADKLKSFLEGQ, encoded by the coding sequence ATGACCAAATCCACCGGCAAATCCTCCTCTGCAATTGATGCGGCTGAAACTCAGGCCCCCGCGGCCAAGCGTGCCGTAAGCATGGCGGCGGAAAAAGCGCCCGCCAAGACGGCGGTGAAGGTCGCCAAGCCTGCCGCCAAGACGGCTGCCAAAAAGGCAACCAAGACGGCCGCGGCTGACAAGCCCGAAAAAGTGACCAAGGCTCGCGCCAAGAAGGCTGAGGACAAACTCGCCGACTTGGTCGGCGGTAGCGCACCTCGTTCGGGTCCGGTACCCAGCGGCCGCCGCCCGGGCCGCCCCGCCAAGAACGCCAATAACGACGGCGATGGTTTCGACGACACGATGGACGGTGAAGGCGAAGTGCTGCCTGACCTGAAGCCGCCCAAGCGCGGCGGCAAGCGCGGCAAGGCAGATCCCAAGGATCTGATCGCGCGCGGCCCTGTCACGCCTGAAGAATACGAAGCTCGCCGCAACCGTCTGAAGCAGCTCATCAAGCTGGGCAAAGACCGCGGCTACCTGACATACGGCGAAATCAACGACCATCTGCCTGACGACCTGGTCGACGCCGAAGCCATTGACGGCATCATCAGCACGTTCAGCGACATGGGTATCGCGGTCTACGACCAGGCCCCCGACGCCGAAACGCTGTTGATGAGCGAGAACGCCCCGGTTGCGTCCAACGACGACGATGTCGAAGACGAAGCCGAAGCCGCGCTCACCACCGTGGATTCCGACTTTGGCCGGACCACCGATCCCGTGCGTATGTACATGCGCGAAATGGGCTCGGTTGAACTGCTGACGCGCGAAGGCGAAATCGAAATCGCCAAGCGTATCGAAGACGGCTTGAAGCACATGGTCATGGCCATTTCGGCCTGCCCGACCACGATCAACGAAATCCTGGCCCACATCCTGCGCGTGCGGGAAGGCCAGGCGCAGATCGACGAAGTTGTCGACGGCCTGGTTGATCCGGAAGACGGCGAAGAATACGCCGGCGCCGGTGTGACCGCAGACGAAGACGAAAGCGATGACGGCCCCGCGGGCGGGATGTCCAGCAAGCAGCTGGAAGACCTGCGCGTGAAGGCGTTGGCCAAGTTCGACGAAGTGGGCAAGCAGTTCGACAAGATGCGCCTGTCGTACGAGAAAGACGGCTACAAGTCGGATATCTACGTGCGCGCGCAGGAATCCATCCAGAACGAACTGATGGGCATCCGCTTCACCGCGAAGATGGTCGAGAAGCTGGCTGACACGTTGCGCAACCAGGTGGAAGAAGTACGCCAGCTTGAACGCGCCGTCCTGCACACGTGTGTGGACCGTGCCGGCATGCCGCGCACGCACTTCATCAAGGTCTTCCCGGGCAACGAAACCAACCTGCAATGGGTCGTTGACGAAGTCAGCGCCGGCCATCCTTATGCCGAAACGCTGGAACGTCAGATTCCCGCGGTGCAGGAACTGCAGCAAAAGCTGATCGACTTGCAAACGCGTGTCGTGCTGCCGCTGAAGGACCTGAAAGACGTCAACAAGCGCATGGCCACGGGCGAAGCCAAGGCTCGCAAGGCCAAGCGCGAAATGACCGAGGCCAACCTGCGTCTGGTGATCTCGATTGCCAAGAAGTACACGAACCGTGGCCTGCAATTCCTGGATCTGATTCAGGAAGGCAACATCGGCCTGATGAAGGCCGTGGACAAGTTCGAGTACCGTCGCGGCTACAAGTTTTCGACGTACGCCACGTGGTGGATTCGTCAGGCCATCACGCGTTCCATCGCTGACCAGGCGCGCACCATCCGTATTCCGGTTCACATGATCGAAACGATCAACAAGATGAATCGGATCAGCCGTCAGATTCTGCAGGAAACGGGCGCTGAGCCGGATCCCGCGACCCTGGCGCAAAAGATGGACATGCCCGAGGACAAGATCCGCAAGATCCTCAAGATCGCTAAAGAACCGATCTCGATGGAAACGCCGATCGGCGACGACGATGATTCGCACTTGGGCGACTTCATCGAAGACACCTCGACGCTGGCGCCTTCGGACGCGGCTTTGCATGGTTCCATGCGTGATGTGGTCAAGGAAGTGCTAGACTCTCTGACCCCGCGTGAAGCCAAGGTTCTGCGTATGCGTTTCGGTATCGAAATGAGCACCGACCAGACCCTGGAAGAAGTGGGTAAGCAGTTCGACGTGACTCGCGAGCGCATCCGCCAAATAGAGGCTAAAGCGCTGCGCAAGCTGCGTCACCCCAGCCGCGCCGATAAGCTGAAAAGCTTCCTCGAAGGGCAGTAA